In Halobaculum sp. XH14, a single genomic region encodes these proteins:
- the thsB gene encoding thermosome subunit beta, which produces MIIMGEDSQRVKDKDAQEYNISAARAVAEAVRSTLGPKGMDKMLVDSMGDVTITNDGVTILTTMDIDNPTAEMIIEVAETQEDEAGDGTTTAVAIAGELLKNAEDLIEQEIHPTAIIKGFHLASEQARAEVDDIATHVDPDDEDRIRKVAETSMTGKGAELEKEVLADLIYRAVQQVTVEADDGSHVVDLENVAIETQTGRSAGESELLQGAVVDKDPLHDDMPSSVEDAKVLLLNDPIEVEEADVDTSVNIENPDQLQQFLDQEEEQLRAKVEAIKETGANVVFCQKGVDDMAQHYLAKEGILAARRVKKSDLQFLQNILDAAVVSDVESATAADLGHGSVSRDDADELFYVEGGDDAHGVTLLLRGSTDHVVDELERGVEDALDVVATTVSDGRVLPGGGAIEVELASRLRDYADSVEGREQLAVEAFADALELVPRVLAENAGLDSIDTLVDLRAAHEEGDANAGLNVFSGDVEDTFEAGVVEPAHSKEQALSSASEAANLVLKIDDIIAAGDLSTAGDDDEGGAPGGGMGGMGGMGGMGGAM; this is translated from the coding sequence ATGATCATCATGGGTGAGGACTCCCAGCGCGTGAAGGACAAGGACGCTCAGGAATACAACATCTCCGCGGCACGCGCCGTCGCCGAGGCCGTCCGCTCGACGCTCGGCCCGAAAGGCATGGACAAGATGCTCGTCGACTCGATGGGCGACGTCACCATCACGAACGACGGCGTCACCATCCTGACGACGATGGACATCGACAACCCGACGGCCGAGATGATCATCGAGGTCGCCGAGACCCAGGAGGACGAGGCCGGCGACGGCACGACGACGGCCGTCGCGATCGCGGGCGAACTCCTGAAGAACGCCGAGGACCTCATCGAGCAGGAGATCCACCCGACGGCGATCATCAAGGGCTTCCACCTCGCGAGCGAGCAGGCCCGCGCCGAGGTCGACGACATCGCGACCCACGTCGACCCCGACGACGAGGACCGGATCAGGAAGGTCGCCGAGACCTCCATGACCGGCAAGGGCGCCGAGCTCGAGAAGGAGGTGCTCGCGGACCTCATCTACCGCGCGGTCCAGCAGGTCACCGTCGAGGCCGACGACGGCAGCCACGTCGTCGACCTGGAGAACGTCGCCATCGAGACCCAGACCGGCCGCTCGGCCGGCGAGTCCGAACTGCTGCAGGGCGCCGTCGTCGACAAGGACCCCCTCCACGACGACATGCCGAGCAGCGTCGAGGACGCGAAGGTGCTCCTCCTCAACGACCCCATCGAGGTCGAGGAGGCCGACGTCGACACCTCCGTCAACATCGAGAACCCGGACCAGCTCCAGCAGTTCCTTGACCAGGAGGAGGAGCAGCTCCGCGCGAAGGTCGAGGCCATCAAGGAGACGGGCGCGAACGTCGTCTTCTGCCAGAAGGGCGTCGACGACATGGCCCAGCACTACCTCGCGAAGGAGGGCATCCTCGCGGCCCGCCGCGTGAAGAAGTCCGACCTCCAGTTCCTGCAGAACATCCTCGACGCGGCCGTCGTCTCCGACGTCGAGTCCGCGACGGCCGCGGACCTGGGCCACGGCTCGGTCTCGCGTGACGACGCGGACGAGCTGTTCTACGTCGAGGGCGGCGACGACGCCCACGGCGTCACGCTGCTCCTGCGCGGCTCCACCGACCACGTCGTCGACGAGCTCGAGCGCGGCGTCGAGGACGCGCTCGACGTCGTCGCCACGACCGTCTCGGACGGCCGCGTGCTGCCGGGCGGCGGCGCCATCGAGGTCGAACTCGCCTCGCGGCTCCGCGACTACGCGGACTCCGTCGAGGGCCGCGAGCAGCTCGCGGTCGAGGCGTTCGCCGACGCGCTGGAACTCGTCCCGCGCGTGCTGGCCGAGAACGCCGGGCTCGACTCCATCGACACGCTGGTCGACCTCCGCGCGGCCCACGAGGAGGGCGACGCGAACGCCGGCCTGAACGTGTTCTCGGGCGACGTCGAGGACACGTTCGAGGCGGGCGTCGTCGAGCCGGCCCACTCGAAGGAACAGGCGCTCTCCTCGGCCAGCGAGGCCGCGAACCTCGTCCTCAAGATCGACGACATCATCGCCGCGGGCGACCTGTCGACCGCCGGCGACGACGACGAGGGCGGCGCGCCCGGCGGCGGCATGGGTGGCATGGGCGGAATGGGCGGCATGGGCGGCGCGATGTGA
- a CDS encoding DUF7383 domain-containing protein — MGTHATYATVYVGAHLGPSDSSLSLDWADDVGDVTDEYGFEVGTDDPRDPFVGIQAFDVGEYGHEILLNGEPLSGFDIPPNDGWQHWTDAVTGASLIEGENVLAVRRDEGTDDAFAVGTVRVHWKQPAGAEDAAPSDG; from the coding sequence ATGGGAACCCACGCAACCTACGCCACCGTCTACGTCGGTGCTCACCTCGGCCCGTCCGACAGTTCTCTCTCGCTCGACTGGGCCGACGACGTCGGGGACGTGACCGACGAGTACGGGTTCGAGGTCGGAACCGACGACCCGCGGGACCCGTTCGTCGGCATCCAGGCGTTCGACGTCGGCGAGTACGGTCACGAGATCCTGCTCAACGGCGAGCCGCTCTCGGGGTTCGACATCCCGCCCAACGACGGGTGGCAACACTGGACCGACGCGGTGACCGGCGCGTCGTTGATCGAGGGTGAGAACGTCCTCGCGGTCCGTCGCGACGAGGGAACCGACGACGCGTTCGCCGTCGGAACCGTCCGCGTCCACTGGAAGCAGCCGGCCGGTGCCGAGGACGCCGCGCCCTCGGACGGCTGA
- a CDS encoding penicillin acylase family protein: MDRETTRRSLLAAIGGGAAAGGFLGPVRGYLDGFAPLSGDAWRAARDDPPERIESPYGPAALRYDGEAVPRVDADDELAAYFAVGYAQGVDRLFQMDLQRRQMRGELSEVVGEVTLASDRFHVEMDFAAAAAATWDAVAGSDAGAVTEAFCEGVNRAREDLPLPLEFGLLSYEPDPWTPEDVMLAEKQISWGLTGSFRTLRKESLAARLGEERADQLLPDRLDHDAAILGHGGATDDWEPGSGARISEQVGRRPRETDPALEARLAAFEPAPWIGSNSWAVSGEHTDSGAPILANDPHLSLMAPPIWYEQVVRVGDQTVRGVTFPGVPFVVIGENDAGAWGFTNAGADVIDCYEYETRGGGAEYRYGDEWREFDTREHVVGVAGGEDRTVTVRKSVHGSVVGAESDGDEFRSAVGIAWTGLSATRTTHAIRDMTYSEGIDDFEAAVERFDEPTQNCVYADRDGNVLYRTIGKVPIRRTDGDPVAGNRVFDGSARKGEWPGYTPFGESSWDGFIPFEEMPHDRTPDYVGTANQRIVDDADYPHYLAEAYGAPFRGIRLWERLDDLVGDGDVTPADMRELQRDVADTRADVLLPHVEAAADSLSGDPADAAAVLLDWDRRMDRDSRAALVFEFFCREYRREVVGEVLADAMGATRDPTEYYPNYWALAALPEADPWFPDGRAATVEAALTAALETLESEGWETWGEYNRTAIDHQFDRPWLNYPRYPIDGSEATLFNFRRESGIGSSWRQVCPMDGESRCILPGGNAGSAYDEEYHGQLRRWADGEFKPMDRSIRGDVAVRFTGETDE, translated from the coding sequence ATGGATCGAGAGACGACGAGGCGGTCCCTCCTCGCCGCGATCGGTGGCGGCGCCGCGGCCGGGGGGTTTCTCGGACCGGTGCGCGGCTATCTCGACGGGTTCGCGCCGCTTTCGGGGGACGCGTGGCGTGCCGCCCGCGACGACCCGCCCGAGCGGATCGAGAGTCCCTACGGCCCCGCGGCGCTCCGCTACGACGGGGAGGCCGTCCCGCGCGTCGACGCCGACGACGAGCTGGCCGCCTACTTCGCCGTCGGCTACGCGCAGGGGGTGGACCGGCTGTTCCAGATGGACCTCCAGCGCCGGCAGATGCGCGGGGAGCTCTCGGAGGTCGTCGGCGAGGTGACGCTGGCCTCCGACCGCTTCCACGTCGAGATGGACTTCGCGGCCGCGGCCGCGGCGACCTGGGACGCCGTCGCCGGGAGCGACGCCGGCGCGGTGACCGAGGCGTTCTGCGAGGGCGTCAATCGCGCAAGGGAGGATCTCCCCCTCCCGCTGGAGTTCGGGCTGCTCTCGTACGAACCCGACCCCTGGACCCCCGAGGACGTGATGCTCGCCGAGAAACAGATCTCGTGGGGGCTGACCGGGAGCTTCCGCACGCTCCGAAAGGAGTCTCTCGCCGCCCGACTGGGGGAGGAACGGGCCGATCAGCTCCTGCCCGACAGGCTGGATCACGACGCCGCGATCCTCGGCCACGGGGGCGCGACCGACGACTGGGAGCCCGGGTCCGGCGCCCGAATCTCCGAGCAGGTCGGCCGACGGCCCCGCGAAACCGACCCGGCCCTCGAAGCGCGCCTCGCCGCGTTCGAGCCAGCGCCCTGGATCGGTTCGAACTCGTGGGCCGTCTCCGGCGAGCACACCGACTCCGGCGCGCCCATCCTGGCGAACGACCCGCACCTGTCGCTCATGGCGCCGCCGATCTGGTACGAGCAGGTCGTGCGGGTCGGCGACCAGACCGTCCGCGGCGTCACGTTCCCGGGCGTCCCCTTCGTCGTCATCGGCGAGAACGATGCGGGTGCCTGGGGGTTCACGAACGCCGGCGCGGACGTCATCGACTGCTACGAGTACGAGACGCGGGGCGGCGGGGCCGAGTACCGGTACGGCGACGAGTGGCGCGAGTTCGACACCCGCGAGCACGTCGTCGGCGTCGCCGGCGGCGAGGACCGAACCGTCACGGTCCGGAAGTCGGTCCACGGCTCCGTCGTCGGTGCCGAGTCGGACGGCGACGAGTTCCGCTCGGCCGTGGGGATCGCCTGGACCGGGCTCTCGGCGACCCGAACGACCCACGCGATCCGCGACATGACCTACAGCGAGGGGATCGACGATTTCGAGGCGGCGGTCGAACGGTTCGACGAGCCGACCCAGAACTGCGTCTACGCGGACCGGGACGGGAACGTCCTCTACCGGACCATCGGGAAGGTGCCCATCAGGCGAACGGACGGCGACCCCGTGGCCGGGAACCGCGTGTTCGACGGCTCCGCGCGCAAGGGCGAGTGGCCGGGCTACACGCCGTTCGGCGAGTCGTCCTGGGACGGGTTCATCCCGTTCGAGGAGATGCCACACGACCGGACCCCCGACTACGTCGGGACGGCGAACCAGCGGATCGTCGACGACGCCGACTACCCCCACTACCTCGCCGAAGCGTACGGCGCGCCGTTCCGCGGTATCCGGCTGTGGGAGCGACTGGACGACCTGGTCGGCGACGGCGACGTGACGCCCGCGGACATGCGGGAGCTCCAGCGGGACGTGGCCGACACGCGGGCCGACGTCCTGTTGCCACACGTCGAGGCCGCGGCCGACTCGCTCTCGGGCGATCCAGCGGACGCGGCCGCGGTGCTGCTCGACTGGGACCGGCGGATGGACCGTGACTCGCGGGCCGCGCTCGTCTTCGAGTTCTTCTGCCGGGAGTACCGACGGGAGGTCGTCGGAGAGGTGCTCGCGGACGCGATGGGGGCCACGCGCGACCCGACCGAGTACTACCCGAACTACTGGGCGCTCGCGGCGCTGCCGGAGGCCGATCCCTGGTTCCCGGACGGGCGTGCCGCGACCGTCGAAGCCGCGCTGACCGCCGCCCTCGAGACGCTGGAGTCCGAGGGGTGGGAGACCTGGGGGGAGTACAATCGCACGGCGATCGACCACCAGTTCGACCGCCCGTGGTTGAACTACCCCCGATATCCGATCGACGGCTCGGAGGCGACGCTGTTCAACTTCCGCCGCGAGTCGGGCATCGGCAGCAGCTGGCGACAGGTGTGTCCGATGGACGGCGAGTCGCGCTGCATCCTCCCCGGCGGCAACGCGGGGTCGGCCTACGACGAGGAGTATCACGGCCAGTTGCGCCGCTGGGCGGACGGCGAGTTCAAGCCGATGGACCGGTCGATCCGCGGCGACGTCGCGGTGCGGTTCACGGGGGAGACCGATGAGTGA
- the uvrA gene encoding excinuclease ABC subunit UvrA, translated as MAKEFIEVTGAEEHNLKDLDVTIPREEFTVVTGLSGSGKSSLAFETVYAEGQRRYIESLSAYARNFLGQMDKPQVESVEGLSPAISIDQKNAANNPRSTVGTVTELHDYLRLLYARVGQPHCPECGREVGEQSAQQMVRRVFELPEGTRAKIAAPVVRDQKGAFDDLFEELRGEGYARVEVDGEEFDLATETPDLDENYDHTVDVVVDRVKVREADRSRITDSVETALEEADGVLNVILPDPPEDVDLGTEARSTGDLAGEEAERLVVEFSEELACTHCGIDFSEIETRSFSFNSPHGACPECEGIGSTKEVDEDLVVRDESKPIRDVFEPWSYNRNYYRTRLDNVAEHFGVSVDAAFADLDDAVQRQFLYGTDEEVNFTQQTKNGVRRKTQRFEGIIPNLERRHVETDSDRTREHIEEFMAVTECPACEGTRLKPQSRSVYVAETGIAEVNRMSIGDALSHFEGMEATLTERERTIAEEILKEIRARLGFMEEVGLEYLTLDREASTLSGGESQRIRLATQVGSGLVGVLYVLDEPSIGLHQRDNDRLLNTLEGLRDLGNTLIVVEHDEATMRRADEIIDMGPGPGKHGGEVVAQGDFDDIVASEESVTGDYLAGRKDVEVPAERRESDAALTIRGARQHNLKDVDVDVPIGQFTAITGVSGSGKSTLMHDVLYKGLARTMNDNTEVDPGEHDAIEGTEHVEGVRLIDQSPIGRTPRSNPATYTDVFDYVRELFADTKLSNQRGYEKGRFSFNVKGGRCEECGGQGTVKIEMNFLSDVYVPCEECGGARYNDETLDVTYKDATISDVLDMTVEEAYDFFESHTGLRRRLGLLKDVGLDYMRLGQPSTTLSGGEAQRIKLAEELGKKDSGDTLYLLDEPTTGLHKEDERKLIDVLHRLADKGNTVVVIEHELDLVKNADNVLDLGPEGGEGGGEVVATGTPEEVARTEGSYTGEYLRDYLPDVDMEGPRADRRLPAQEDETEDAEATAATDD; from the coding sequence GTGGCGAAAGAGTTCATCGAGGTCACCGGCGCGGAGGAGCACAACCTCAAGGACCTCGACGTGACGATTCCGCGAGAGGAGTTCACCGTCGTCACGGGGCTGTCCGGGTCGGGCAAGTCCTCGCTCGCGTTCGAGACGGTGTACGCCGAGGGCCAGCGGCGCTACATCGAGTCGCTGTCGGCGTACGCCCGGAACTTCCTCGGGCAGATGGACAAGCCGCAGGTCGAGAGCGTCGAGGGGCTCTCGCCGGCCATCTCCATCGACCAGAAGAACGCCGCGAACAACCCCCGCTCGACGGTCGGGACCGTCACCGAACTGCACGACTACCTCCGACTGCTGTACGCGCGCGTCGGCCAGCCGCACTGCCCCGAGTGCGGCCGCGAGGTCGGCGAGCAGTCCGCCCAGCAGATGGTCCGCCGGGTGTTCGAACTCCCCGAGGGGACGCGGGCGAAGATCGCCGCGCCCGTCGTGCGCGACCAGAAGGGCGCGTTCGATGACCTGTTCGAGGAGCTGCGCGGGGAGGGGTACGCCCGCGTCGAGGTCGACGGCGAGGAGTTCGACCTCGCTACCGAGACGCCGGATCTGGACGAGAACTACGACCACACGGTCGACGTGGTCGTCGACCGCGTGAAGGTGCGCGAGGCGGATCGGTCGCGCATCACCGACTCCGTTGAGACCGCGCTCGAGGAGGCCGACGGCGTGCTCAACGTGATCCTCCCCGACCCGCCCGAGGACGTCGACCTCGGCACCGAGGCGCGCTCGACGGGCGACCTCGCCGGCGAGGAGGCGGAGCGGCTGGTCGTCGAGTTCTCCGAGGAACTCGCCTGCACGCACTGTGGAATCGACTTCTCGGAGATCGAGACGCGGTCGTTCTCGTTCAACTCTCCGCACGGGGCCTGCCCGGAGTGTGAGGGGATCGGCTCCACCAAGGAGGTCGACGAGGACCTCGTCGTCCGCGACGAGTCGAAGCCGATCCGCGACGTGTTCGAGCCGTGGAGCTACAACCGGAACTACTACCGGACCCGGCTGGACAACGTCGCCGAGCACTTCGGCGTGAGCGTCGACGCCGCGTTCGCGGACCTGGACGACGCGGTGCAGCGCCAGTTCCTCTACGGCACCGACGAGGAGGTGAACTTCACCCAGCAGACGAAGAACGGCGTCCGCCGCAAGACCCAGCGCTTCGAGGGCATCATCCCGAACCTGGAGCGTCGCCACGTCGAAACGGACTCCGACCGCACGCGCGAGCACATCGAGGAGTTCATGGCCGTCACCGAGTGCCCGGCGTGTGAGGGAACCCGCCTGAAGCCCCAGTCACGCTCGGTGTACGTCGCGGAGACCGGCATCGCCGAGGTGAACCGGATGTCGATCGGCGACGCGCTCTCGCACTTCGAGGGGATGGAGGCGACGCTCACCGAGCGCGAGCGCACCATCGCCGAGGAGATCCTGAAGGAGATCCGCGCGCGCCTGGGCTTCATGGAGGAGGTCGGGCTGGAGTACCTCACGCTCGACCGCGAGGCCTCGACGCTTTCGGGCGGCGAGAGCCAGCGCATCAGGCTCGCCACGCAGGTCGGATCGGGGCTCGTCGGCGTGCTGTACGTGCTCGACGAGCCGTCCATCGGCCTCCACCAGCGCGACAACGACCGCCTGCTCAACACCCTCGAGGGGCTCCGCGACCTGGGGAACACGCTCATCGTCGTCGAACACGACGAGGCGACGATGCGCCGGGCCGACGAGATCATCGACATGGGTCCCGGCCCGGGCAAGCACGGCGGCGAGGTCGTCGCGCAGGGCGACTTCGACGACATCGTGGCGTCCGAGGAGTCGGTCACGGGCGACTACCTCGCCGGCCGGAAGGACGTCGAGGTGCCCGCCGAGCGTCGCGAGAGCGACGCCGCGCTGACGATCCGGGGCGCGCGCCAGCACAACCTCAAGGACGTCGACGTGGACGTTCCCATCGGCCAGTTCACCGCCATCACGGGCGTCTCCGGGTCGGGCAAGTCCACCCTGATGCACGACGTGCTGTACAAGGGGCTCGCCCGGACGATGAACGACAACACCGAAGTCGACCCCGGCGAGCACGACGCCATCGAGGGCACCGAGCACGTCGAGGGCGTCCGGCTCATCGACCAGTCGCCAATCGGCCGCACGCCGCGCTCGAACCCCGCGACGTACACCGACGTGTTCGACTACGTCCGTGAGCTGTTCGCCGACACGAAGCTGTCGAACCAGCGCGGCTACGAGAAGGGCCGCTTCTCGTTCAACGTGAAGGGCGGCCGCTGTGAGGAGTGTGGCGGCCAGGGCACCGTGAAGATCGAGATGAACTTCCTCTCGGACGTGTACGTCCCCTGCGAGGAGTGTGGCGGCGCGCGCTACAACGACGAGACGCTCGACGTGACGTACAAGGACGCGACCATCTCGGACGTGCTCGACATGACCGTCGAGGAGGCGTACGACTTCTTCGAGTCCCACACCGGCCTCCGCCGCCGGCTCGGCCTCCTGAAGGACGTCGGCCTCGACTACATGCGGCTCGGCCAGCCATCGACGACGCTTTCGGGCGGGGAGGCCCAGCGCATCAAGCTCGCCGAGGAACTCGGCAAGAAGGACTCGGGCGACACGCTGTACCTGCTCGACGAGCCGACGACCGGCCTCCACAAGGAGGACGAGCGGAAGCTCATCGACGTGCTCCACCGCCTCGCGGACAAGGGCAACACGGTCGTCGTCATCGAGCACGAACTCGACCTCGTGAAGAACGCCGACAACGTCCTCGACCTGGGCCCCGAGGGCGGCGAGGGCGGCGGCGAGGTCGTCGCCACCGGTACCCCGGAGGAAGTCGCACGGACGGAGGGCTCCTACACCGGGGAGTACCTTCGCGACTACCTCCCGGACGTCGACATGGAGGGGCCGCGCGCCGACCGTCGGCTCCCCGCCCAGGAGGACGAGACGGAGGACGCCGAGGCCACGGCCGCGACCGACGACTGA
- a CDS encoding WD40/YVTN/BNR-like repeat-containing protein, giving the protein MSTAYAAMRDRFLAVDLDTGSVPTTSLDGRSLECVAVHPASPERVFVGTFESGLHRSTDGGESFERVDDVPHDAVMSAAVSPHDTDVVWAGTEPSRVYRSTDGGGSWEHLDGLVDLPSSGSWSFPPRPQTHHVRWLEPDPADPDHWYVAIEAGALVQTHDRGATWEDRVPDSRVDNHTLATHPDAPGRAWVAAGDGYAETDDAGETWRHPQTGLDRTYCWSVAVDAGGDRDHELVLVSAARGAYEAHTASRAETYVYRREGDADWERLDGRGLPLGEGVTRPVLARGPAGGSDERGEFYALSNRGLFRTVDAGDSWTAVKTDWSDRFADQTARGLAVVP; this is encoded by the coding sequence ATGAGCACGGCTTACGCCGCCATGCGCGACCGGTTCCTCGCGGTCGACCTCGACACCGGATCGGTCCCGACGACGTCGCTCGACGGACGGTCGCTGGAATGTGTCGCCGTCCACCCGGCGTCCCCCGAGCGCGTCTTCGTCGGCACGTTCGAGTCCGGCCTCCACCGCTCGACCGACGGCGGCGAGTCGTTCGAGCGCGTCGACGACGTCCCTCACGACGCCGTGATGTCAGCGGCCGTCTCGCCACACGACACCGACGTGGTCTGGGCGGGCACCGAGCCGTCCCGGGTGTACCGATCGACCGACGGCGGCGGCTCGTGGGAGCACCTGGACGGCCTCGTCGACCTCCCATCGAGCGGGAGCTGGTCGTTCCCGCCGCGGCCCCAGACCCACCACGTCCGGTGGCTCGAACCGGACCCCGCCGACCCGGACCACTGGTACGTCGCCATCGAGGCCGGCGCGCTCGTCCAGACCCACGACAGGGGCGCGACGTGGGAGGACAGAGTCCCCGATTCCCGGGTCGACAACCACACGCTGGCGACGCATCCGGACGCGCCCGGCCGGGCCTGGGTCGCGGCGGGCGACGGCTACGCCGAGACCGACGACGCCGGGGAGACGTGGCGGCACCCCCAGACCGGGCTCGACCGGACGTACTGCTGGAGCGTCGCCGTCGACGCCGGCGGCGACCGCGACCACGAACTCGTGCTCGTCTCCGCTGCGCGCGGCGCGTACGAGGCACACACGGCCTCACGGGCGGAGACGTACGTTTACCGCCGCGAGGGGGACGCCGACTGGGAGCGACTCGACGGCCGTGGCCTCCCGCTCGGCGAGGGCGTCACCCGACCGGTGCTCGCGCGTGGCCCCGCCGGCGGGTCCGACGAACGAGGCGAGTTCTACGCGCTCTCGAACCGCGGACTGTTCCGCACGGTCGACGCCGGCGACTCCTGGACCGCGGTGAAGACCGACTGGTCGGACCGCTTTGCCGACCAGACGGCCCGCGGACTCGCGGTCGTCCCGTAA
- a CDS encoding geranylgeranyl reductase family protein: MYDFVVVGVGPAGARFARRAAESRYDVLALEKGEVGTPLACSGHVSTDLWDYVPDSAREDLFQNRVYGAEFHVGGPDEDGYRFYKNEAVSNVIDRVRLDETLAEAAREAGADVREGHTVTSVEERAGHVAVTASVGGAERTFEGRMVVGADGPVSRVRRGLGLPEPDETLHGVLAFDETPDDGDYVSVHLTAPRFFAWRIPRGDAGVEYGLAAPPGHEVNDLFEELTDAYDVETDHFCSGAIPIGPPERTTAKRGFLLGDAAAQTKPFTGGGILYGMRAADVAADVVDPEDPTTLPRYEAAWREELEREIRFGHWIRRAYSLPEPVQRAGLWALSGEIGVHMDEPSSFFSRKHLRKLFS; this comes from the coding sequence ATGTACGATTTCGTCGTGGTCGGCGTCGGCCCGGCGGGGGCGCGCTTCGCCCGACGCGCCGCCGAGTCGCGGTACGACGTGCTCGCGCTGGAGAAGGGCGAGGTGGGGACGCCGCTCGCCTGTTCTGGCCACGTCTCCACGGACCTCTGGGACTACGTCCCCGATTCGGCGCGCGAGGACCTGTTCCAGAACCGCGTGTACGGCGCGGAGTTCCACGTCGGCGGCCCCGACGAGGACGGCTACCGCTTCTACAAGAACGAGGCGGTCTCGAACGTCATCGACCGCGTCCGGCTGGACGAGACGCTCGCCGAAGCCGCCCGCGAGGCCGGCGCGGACGTGCGCGAAGGCCACACCGTCACGAGTGTCGAGGAGCGCGCGGGCCACGTCGCCGTCACCGCCAGCGTCGGCGGCGCGGAACGCACCTTCGAGGGGCGGATGGTCGTCGGCGCCGACGGCCCCGTCTCGCGCGTTCGCCGGGGGCTTGGGCTCCCGGAACCCGACGAGACGCTCCACGGCGTGCTCGCGTTCGACGAGACGCCGGACGACGGCGACTACGTCTCCGTCCACCTCACCGCGCCGCGCTTTTTCGCCTGGCGCATCCCCCGCGGCGACGCGGGCGTCGAGTACGGCCTCGCCGCGCCGCCGGGCCACGAGGTGAACGACCTGTTCGAGGAACTCACCGACGCCTACGACGTGGAGACGGACCACTTCTGCTCGGGCGCGATTCCCATCGGTCCGCCCGAGCGGACGACGGCAAAGCGTGGCTTCCTGCTGGGCGACGCCGCGGCCCAGACGAAGCCGTTCACCGGCGGCGGCATCCTCTACGGGATGCGCGCGGCCGACGTGGCGGCCGACGTCGTCGACCCGGAGGACCCGACGACGCTCCCGCGCTACGAGGCGGCCTGGCGCGAGGAACTGGAACGCGAGATACGGTTCGGCCACTGGATCCGGCGGGCGTACTCGCTCCCGGAGCCGGTTCAGCGGGCCGGGCTGTGGGCGCTCTCGGGCGAGATCGGCGTCCACATGGACGAGCCGAGTTCGTTCTTCTCGCGTAAGCATCTGCGGAAGCTGTTCTCCTGA
- a CDS encoding aminomethyltransferase family protein produces the protein MSLVADLHEDHGAAFEERGGREVVANYGRPESAARAIRNGVGTIEMGYGVVVVEGEDRVEFVDNAVSNRIPGADGEGTYALLLDPQGAVETDMYVYNAGERLLLFTPPDRAEPLVADWSEKVFIDDVELRDASDEFGVFGVHGPTATEKIASVLNGAGAPEPELSFVRGRVDGGPEDDIGVTVVATDAPLGEEGYEVICAAADAPDVFDTLLTRGLNSAPFGYETWDALTLEAGTPRFEPELRGRLPNVVGLRNAVDFEKGCFVGQEVVSKVENRGRPSRRLVGLRPEELPDPGAAVFDGDGAVGEVTRAAESPTLDAPAALAFVDFGTDAVDLSVRIDGEDVPVERVALPFVEGGASSARLPTYPE, from the coding sequence ATGAGTCTCGTCGCAGACCTCCACGAGGACCACGGCGCGGCGTTCGAGGAGCGCGGCGGTCGGGAGGTCGTCGCCAACTACGGCCGGCCCGAGAGCGCCGCCCGTGCGATACGAAACGGCGTCGGAACCATCGAGATGGGGTACGGCGTTGTCGTCGTCGAGGGCGAGGACCGGGTCGAGTTCGTCGACAACGCCGTCTCGAACCGGATTCCCGGAGCGGACGGCGAGGGGACATACGCGCTGCTGCTCGACCCGCAGGGGGCCGTCGAGACGGACATGTACGTGTACAACGCGGGCGAACGCCTGCTGTTGTTCACGCCGCCGGACCGCGCGGAGCCGCTCGTCGCGGACTGGTCCGAGAAGGTGTTCATCGACGACGTGGAGCTACGGGACGCGAGCGACGAGTTCGGTGTGTTCGGCGTCCACGGTCCCACGGCGACCGAGAAGATCGCTTCCGTGCTCAACGGCGCCGGCGCGCCCGAACCGGAGCTCTCGTTCGTCCGTGGGCGGGTCGACGGCGGCCCCGAGGACGACATCGGCGTCACGGTCGTGGCGACCGACGCGCCGCTGGGCGAGGAAGGGTACGAGGTCATCTGTGCGGCAGCGGACGCGCCGGACGTGTTCGACACGCTGCTCACCCGCGGGCTGAACTCGGCGCCGTTCGGCTACGAGACGTGGGACGCGCTCACCCTGGAGGCCGGGACGCCCCGGTTCGAGCCGGAGCTCCGGGGTCGCCTGCCGAACGTCGTCGGCCTCCGCAACGCGGTGGACTTCGAGAAGGGCTGTTTCGTCGGCCAGGAGGTCGTCTCGAAGGTGGAGAACCGCGGCCGGCCGAGCCGGCGACTCGTCGGCCTCCGACCGGAGGAACTCCCCGACCCGGGGGCAGCAGTCTTCGACGGTGACGGCGCGGTCGGCGAGGTGACCCGCGCCGCCGAGTCGCCGACGCTCGACGCGCCCGCCGCCCTCGCGTTCGTCGACTTCGGCACCGACGCCGTGGACCTGTCCGTCCGCATCGACGGCGAGGACGTCCCCGTCGAGCGCGTCGCCCTCCCCTTCGTCGAAGGCGGCGCGTCCTCGGCCCGCCTCCCGACGTACCCCGAGTGA